taatttgttttaaaatagcGACAAGGTTCCCTTTCTACTAACAGAACGATGCATGTAATATTCATTGTAGTAATCACATTTTCCAACaaacaagaaataaaaaattatttaacttcATATTGTGGCCAGAATTACTCATAACCAGCAGGGTATTAATGGTGgttaatcaattaatttatgttaatGTCGAGGCGCTATAAAACCGAAATACTGTTTATTGTTAACTGTTAATTAGTATTCAATGCGCCGCAGTAAAACCATACTGATAATAGGACAACAATGAAACTTCTGTGATATCAATGAAAAGTGTGAATAATATAAATACTTTAAAACTAGTCTAACCGTCAGTACGTGCCTTCGTGCATTCCCGATCTGTAGTTACACTTTAAATTTcgcaatttcaaaatgaaattctcaacCACTTGGCTTGCTGTCATAATCCTGGTTACCGTTACAATGGACACGGCTTCCAGTAAAAGTTTACCCCAAAGCGATTATATCGATTTATCCAGTTATGGAACGCGAATGTTTGGTGTGCCCTCCAGAGAAGTCGGAGTAGAGGTTGCTAATTGGAATCCCGATCAGAATCGGGGCAACCCAGAAGAATTGGGCACTTACTTAGAAGGTGATATCTTATTTCCCAGTCCAAAGTCTAGAAATGGATTAATTGACGAGACAACCCGTTGGCCGAATGCCACAGTAccatttgaaattgttggtgactttggtaaatttttaaacatccgatggcgtggggtaattcggcacacggtgctaaaacaacgcatttttcaactacgtaaaaggtgaactcgcacacgatttttcgttaccaaaagtttgtaaaaggagtcattaagtcgatgacatggctaaaaagcatttgcggcaataaacttgcgtgtgcgagttcaccttttacgtagtttaaaagtgcgttcttttggcATTGTGTGCCAGTATTCCCCGATGCCCATCCGATTAACATTAAACCAATTAAACCGGGCACTCGTTTAGATGCTAGGCAAATGGATACGTTAGAGAAAGCGATCAATGCTTATCATGAAAACACATGTCTTAAGTTTACGCCCAGAACGTCTTCCGACACGGATTATATTTCGATTCAGGGCACGGATTCGGGATGCTGGTCTAGCGTTGGTCGCGTAGGCGGGCGACAGGTGAATACTGAATACGTTCTGTCGCGTTTGATTTCGTCAAATAATCTTGATTTTGGCGTCTTCAATTGTATAGGTGGTtaacttacaaaaaaatggttgCATGTCTACAGTCGGAACACCCATTCATGAACTGATGCATGTAGTGGGCTTTAAACACGAACAGACTCGCGAGGATCGTGacgattttgttgaaattgtcCGAGACAACATAAAACCAGgatacgaaaataatttcgagaaGGCAGATCCTGGAACGACAAGTGGCTTTGGAACGTCATACGATTACGGCAGCGTGATGCACTACTCGGATCTTgccttttcgaaaa
This genomic stretch from Bradysia coprophila strain Holo2 chromosome II, BU_Bcop_v1, whole genome shotgun sequence harbors:
- the LOC119071687 gene encoding zinc metalloproteinase nas-4-like isoform X1; translated protein: MKFSTTWLAVIILVTVTMDTASSKSLPQSDYIDLSSYGTRMFGVPSREVGVEVANWNPDQNRGNPEELGTYLEGDILFPSPKSRNGLIDETTRWPNATVPFEIVGDFGKFLNNPINIKPIKPGTRLDARQMDTLEKAINAYHENTCLKFTPRTSSDTDYISIQGTDSGCWSSVGRVGGRQVVNLQKNGCMSTVGTPIHELMHVVGFKHEQTREDRDDFVEIVRDNIKPGYENNFEKADPGTTSGFGTSYDYGSVMHYSDLAFSKNGEPTIVNKKKLNGKMGQRHGFAKSDIKRINNMYNCKMTTASSGYKLIVKLTQSVSGGINDILSMIVPTNSDTTRTSETRNIKKSMR
- the LOC119071687 gene encoding zinc metalloproteinase nas-4-like isoform X2, with product MKFSTTWLAVIILVTVTMDTASSKSLPQSDYIDLSSYGTRMFGVPSREVGVEVANWNPDQNRGNPEELGTYLEGDILFPSPKSRNGLIDETTRWPNATVPFEIVGDFGKFLNNPINIKPIKPGTRLDARQMDTLEKAINAYHENTCLKFTPRTSSDTDYISIQGTDSGCWSSVGRVGGRQVVNLQKNGCMSTVGTPIHELMHVVGFKHEQTREDRDDFVEIVRDNIKPGYENNFEKADPGTTSGFGTSYDYGSVMHYSDLAFSKNGEPTIVNKKKLNGKMGQRHGFAKSDIKRINNMYNCKMTTASSGYKLIVKLTQSVSGGINDILNEFMGVFKDETTTTM
- the LOC119071687 gene encoding zinc metalloproteinase nas-4-like isoform X3, with amino-acid sequence MKFSTTWLAVIILVTVTMDTASSKSLPQSDYIDLSSYGTRMFGVPSREVGVEVANWNPDQNRGNPEELGTYLEGDILFPSPKSRNGLIDETTRWPNATVPFEIVGDFDARQMDTLEKAINAYHENTCLKFTPRTSSDTDYISIQGTDSGCWSSVGRVGGRQVVNLQKNGCMSTVGTPIHELMHVVGFKHEQTREDRDDFVEIVRDNIKPGYENNFEKADPGTTSGFGTSYDYGSVMHYSDLAFSKNGEPTIVNKKKLNGKMGQRHGFAKSDIKRINNMYNCKMTTASSGYKLIVKLTQSVSGGINDILSMIVPTNSDTTRTSETRNIKKSMR